Proteins encoded within one genomic window of Christensenellaceae bacterium:
- the fsa gene encoding fructose-6-phosphate aldolase → MKFFIDSANVEEVKKANDMGVICGVTTNPSLIAKEGRDFVQVVKEIASIVDGPISGEVKATTVAAEDMIKEACVIAKIHPNMVVKIPMTVEGLKAVKVLSKEGIKTNVTLIFSANQALLAARAGATYVSPFLGRLDDISTPGIELIRTIAEIFQVHDLDCEIISASIRNPIHITDCALAGSHIATIPYSVLEQCTKHPLTDIGIEKFKVDYQKVFGK, encoded by the coding sequence ATGAAATTTTTTATTGATTCAGCCAACGTTGAAGAGGTTAAGAAGGCAAACGACATGGGCGTGATATGCGGTGTTACAACCAATCCGTCGCTTATAGCTAAAGAGGGCAGGGATTTTGTGCAAGTAGTAAAAGAAATTGCAAGCATAGTAGACGGCCCTATAAGCGGAGAGGTTAAGGCTACTACTGTTGCGGCCGAAGATATGATAAAAGAAGCCTGCGTTATTGCCAAAATCCACCCAAACATGGTGGTAAAAATCCCTATGACGGTAGAAGGGCTTAAGGCGGTGAAGGTGCTTTCGAAAGAAGGTATTAAAACAAATGTTACGCTGATTTTTTCGGCCAATCAGGCACTGCTTGCGGCACGTGCAGGGGCCACCTATGTTTCGCCGTTTTTAGGCAGACTCGATGATATTTCTACGCCCGGCATAGAGCTTATCAGAACAATTGCTGAGATATTTCAAGTACATGACCTTGACTGTGAGATAATTTCTGCCAGCATCCGAAATCCTATTCACATAACAGACTGCGCTTTGGCAGGTTCTCATATCGCAACTATTCCGTATTCTGTTTTGGAACAATGCACAAAGCATCCGCTAACTGACATAGGCATAGAGAAATTTAAGGTTGACTACCAGAAGGTGTTTGGAAAGTAA
- a CDS encoding VWA domain-containing protein: MQRKIKIETEKEKRVSAKNKAGYTELVFILDRSGSMAGLETDTIGGYNNLLKEQRSGSGEVKVTTVLFDDKYELLHQSESINSVKPITKKEYFARGSTALLDAVGRTIVDKRTAVDLAETKPKKVLFVIITDGFENASREYNIIKVKELIEAQKKCGNWEFMFLGANIDAVATAKTYGIDENCAVCYECDSQGLKTSYKAMSKAIRCYAEEGKIKESWQEEIMADYENRKK; this comes from the coding sequence ATGCAAAGAAAAATTAAAATTGAAACGGAAAAAGAAAAAAGGGTGTCTGCAAAAAACAAGGCAGGGTACACAGAGTTGGTATTTATTCTGGACAGAAGCGGTTCGATGGCGGGACTTGAAACTGATACGATAGGCGGTTATAATAACCTGTTGAAAGAGCAGCGTTCAGGTAGCGGCGAGGTTAAGGTTACAACTGTGTTGTTTGATGATAAGTATGAGCTTCTGCACCAAAGTGAAAGTATTAATAGTGTTAAACCGATAACAAAAAAGGAGTATTTTGCCCGAGGGAGCACAGCTCTTCTTGATGCTGTAGGCAGAACTATTGTTGATAAGCGTACTGCCGTTGACCTAGCAGAAACAAAACCGAAAAAAGTGTTGTTTGTTATTATTACAGACGGATTTGAAAACGCCAGCCGTGAGTATAATATAATAAAAGTGAAAGAACTTATTGAAGCTCAAAAGAAATGCGGAAATTGGGAGTTTATGTTTCTTGGTGCAAACATTGATGCTGTTGCTACAGCAAAAACTTATGGCATAGACGAAAACTGTGCAGTGTGTTATGAGTGCGACAGCCAAGGGCTCAAAACCAGCTATAAAGCAATGTCGAAAGCAATCAGGTGTTATGCAGAAGAAGGAAAGATTAAAGAAAGCTGGCAGGAAGAAATTATGGCAGATTATGAAAACAGAAAGAAATAA
- a CDS encoding phosphoribosylanthranilate isomerase, giving the protein MNVRIQIAGIRTLEDAMECVKNGVDSIGLLVGQSHTSKDFISKQTARDIVTALPPYQVSTLITHVEKADEIVNLVRFIGVGCVQLHSYIKESEVQKIRKTLPNTKIIRLIHVQGGGYTDYSQMKLADAYFTDSINTETGQVGGTGLVHDFEQDKKIRETIIKPLIIAGGLNSKNVAEIIKLVKPYGVDTNSGCKGKNGRMDYKRLKEFCDAVRSVR; this is encoded by the coding sequence ATGAATGTCAGAATTCAGATTGCCGGCATCAGAACGCTTGAGGATGCGATGGAGTGTGTCAAAAACGGGGTTGATTCTATAGGCCTTTTGGTGGGGCAGTCGCACACAAGCAAGGATTTTATCTCCAAGCAAACCGCTCGTGATATAGTAACGGCCCTGCCGCCCTATCAAGTTTCAACACTTATAACTCATGTTGAAAAGGCAGACGAAATTGTTAATCTGGTTAGGTTTATCGGTGTCGGCTGTGTGCAGCTGCACAGTTATATTAAGGAAAGCGAGGTTCAAAAAATACGTAAGACCTTGCCAAATACAAAGATTATAAGACTCATACATGTGCAGGGGGGGGGGTATACTGATTACTCACAGATGAAGCTGGCTGATGCATATTTTACGGATAGCATCAACACTGAAACAGGTCAGGTCGGAGGAACGGGACTTGTGCATGATTTTGAGCAGGATAAGAAAATAAGAGAAACTATAATCAAGCCGCTGATAATTGCGGGCGGGCTTAACTCAAAGAATGTAGCAGAGATTATAAAACTGGTAAAGCCTTATGGAGTGGATACAAACTCCGGCTGCAAAGGAAAAAACGGCAGAATGGATTATAAACGCCTTAAAGAATTTTGCGACGCTGTGAGAAGTGTAAGGTAA